The proteins below are encoded in one region of Nilaparvata lugens isolate BPH chromosome X, ASM1435652v1, whole genome shotgun sequence:
- the LOC120354535 gene encoding cyclin-dependent kinase 9-like, whose protein sequence is MDIEAPSPASVELVSQTPSASINKYEIIGKIGRGGYSEVLKVAVKGDRDIANFALKRTRHDTFTGIMSAIDLHEIKALQLLKDETNFLKFIELVKSDEDEFIGLILELCRADLRAILHNHGIKLNVGHIKNMLKQYFTGVAAMHHLRIMHRDIKPANILISNAGIIKIGDFGSSVVIDQQSHLNPNVGTLWYRCPEFLLGCTNYDEKVDQWTLGLLSVEFFTRDPALFKGRNNFEQMKKICKLCGFFSDDAWPEAKETPHYYVFEKLKIHQANTLKKKNA, encoded by the coding sequence atggACATAGAAGCTCCATCTCCTGCCAGTGTTGAGTTGGTATCTCAAACTCCTTCAGCTTCAATCAACAAATacgaaattattggaaaaataggTCGTGGTGGTTATAGTGAAGTCCTGAAAGTTGCTGTGAAGGGAGACAGAGATATTGCCAATTTCGCACTCAAAAGAACTCGCCATGACACTTTCACAGGAATAATGAGCGCTATCGATTTACATGAAATAAAAGCTTTGCAACTGCTTAAGGATGAGACCAACTTCCTTAAATTCATTGAACTTGTGAAAAGCGACGAGGATGAATTTATCGGGCTCATTCTAGAACTTTGTAGAGCTGATCTGAGGGCGATTCTTCATAACCATGGAATCAAACTTAATGTGGGTCACATAAAAAATATGCTAAAACAATACTTCACTGGAGTCGCAGCAATGCACCACCTCAGAATCATGCACCGTGACATCAAACCGGCAAATATACTCATCTCGAATGCAGGAATTATAAAAATTGGCGACTTTGGAAGCTCTGTAGTGATTGATCAACAGTCCCATCTCAATCCCAATGTTGGCACCCTATGGTATAGATGTCCAGAGTTTCTTCTTGGATGTACCAATTATGACGAGAAGGTCGATCAATGGACCTTGGGCCTTCTTTCTGTTGAGTTCTTCACCAGGGATCCAGCTCTTTTCAAAGGGCgaaacaatttcgaacaaatgaaaaaaatatgcaAGCTTTGTGGATTTTTTAGTGATGACGCTTGGCCAGAGGCCAAAGAAACACCCCACTATTATGTTTTCGAAAAACTAAAAATACATCAAGCTAATactcttaaaaaaaaaaatgcttga